GTAGAGGGCTATCTTTAGTGCACCTCTACATATAGCTGTTCACTTTCAAATGCATAATTTCATGACTCGCTTATGAACACTTCTATAGTTAGAGGAAATTAGTTAAAACTATTTATTAATGCAGTTTGTGATCTTGATGGTCCATTGGTTTTGTGATTGTACTATTATACTAAAGGCATTGAGAAGACAGAATTTTGTGAGAAGTAAATATGAAAATGGCTATGCTGTTCAAAAAATTCCCGATGGGATCTGCACGGTGTTTGCTTGTGCATGTATTCAAAATGAATATGACTATATTTCCTTCAGTAgtttttcacatcaattaaaTAGGACTGATATGTCTTCTAGGCCTCTTATTCTTTTTTGCTCTTATCTGAGAATTTAACAGGTTCAAGAAAAGAAGGTCAAAAAAATTACTGACTTGAATGTTGACCCTTCAAAAGCAATGGGAAATGGTTCTATTGCTAGTTCAAGTAATTCCAGTAGCTCTAGGCCATATCTTGCAAATGGAGAGTCTCCAGAAAGATCGCACAGTTATCTAAGCACTGATTTCTCATTTCCACCAGGAGGCATACCTTCGCTAAGATTACCCTTGGTAAATGTATTCAGCTCTCCTATTTGAAGTCTTCTTTTATAGTTCGGTATAAATATTAAGTGTGAATATTTACAATGAACAACCGAGAAATTAGTGAATTAACACGAAACATACAAAGCTCTGCAATGCATACTATGGACATTTTTTCTGTTTGAATGGAGTCCcgactttgttttattttttattttgggaggggaggggaggggaggttATCCAAAGTGAGATGTAATCTTGTCCTTTTCATGATTCATAATTCATTATATTATGAAGGTATATGTTGAACATACAAGGCCTGGTGCAACTTGGAACTTGCAAGAGACCTTTTGCAGTTGATTTCGTCATAGTTGTTAAGgtcttttaaaaaaagaaactgAAATTTCATTAAAGATGTGAAAGAGTAAAAGCATCATGCTGGTAGTTGATATCAAAAGTAGTCCTTAAGTAGGCAGAGGTAAAGAACCAAATCCCTATATTAAGTCACTGAGATAGTTTTAAAACTTGGCTCGAATCGGCTGGTTTGTAAGCTAGCTGGGAAACTTATCCAAGTGGCATTTTAGTCCGGTTCTATTTAAGAAGTGGTGTGACTCAATTTGACTTCGCCGGGTTTCAAAAAAACTGGTGACTCGGCCTGGTTAACTTGGTCAAAAAACGGGTTGACTAGGCCAACTTCTGTATTTATCAAaacaaattttgtattttaCTTGTAATGAAAGGAAAAAACTAAAAAAGGCTTATGGCATTGTAAAGGTAAAAGATATTTGACTCCTTTTTAGCATAATATAATTGTGTTTTTGTAttcttataattataatttggtCTTGCACAATATATTAAACCTTGATAATTTACTTGTATTTTTACCTAACGACTCAACCGGGCTGAGTTAATAACTGGTTTCATTGATCTTGATAATGAAGGCTGAAAAAGAGACAGAATACAAGTAAACACATTTTTACCTAGGTAGAATTTTTAGCCTCGTTTGTGGACTCCTTGATAATGAAGGCTGAAAAAGAGACGGAAACAGAAAGACAAACATTGATCTTTGATTTATTGTTGTGATTGTTCCATCCTTGTAGTTGTAGTGTTTATTTATGTATATTCTCGATAGATTATACAAGAGGGCGGAGAGGAAAGGGGTTACAGTTCTAAGCTTCTTTCTCAAACCTTGACAATTACATGTTTGAGATTTTGTAGTATGCTAGTGCTAACATATGGGTTGTATGTATACGTAGGTAACCAGCCATGAGACCAGTCTGTTGGCTCGTTGTCGTCGAGTGTATGCACATGCTCATGATTATCATATCAATTCTATTTCCAATAACAGGTGATTTTAGTTTTGTTATTGACAGATTGTGTACCGTATTTTTCTTTGTATTAAATTTTAGGTGCTGCTGAGAAACCATCTGGGTCCATAGTGTAGGCTGTCCAGTATCAAATCTTACGTTTTCGTTATATTTTTGTTCTCTTCATTTAGTGTCGATTTGAAAATGCTAATTAGTTTTCTTTCTCAAGTGTTGTTTCATATCTGCACGATTTTGTGTTCTTGTTTTTGTTATTGTATGCTTTTCTAATATCTGATCGCATTTCGATTATGGTATGTTTCAATATCTTCTAGCGATGGCGAAACTTTCATATCAGCTGATGATTTGCGAATAAATCTTTGGAACCTTGAAATTAGCAACCAAAGTTTTAATATTGTTGATGTAAAGCCTGCAAATATGGAGGATCTAACTGGTAAGCTCTTACTATTATGTTATATTTTGTGCTGAAAATATTTCTCTGTTGGTAACTTGGAaaaatttcatttcaaaaaaagaacTTGGAAAATTCATGTAATTGAGTAAGGATAACAGCTTAGAAGTTAGTGTTTTATGTTCATTTTGCATGTATAAATCTTTCATCTCTGTGATGTTGAACGACAGTAAGATTAGGATTTAAATCACAATCAGGGTTATCTGGGTGAATCAAGGGTAGATAACAAGTGACTTGAAGGTTCTTGGGTGCATATTTTGTTAAGGGATATTTGCAAGCAATTGGATGGGTTTTTTATGGTCGATTGATGGCTGTTTAGTTGCTGTGACCATTACCTGCGTATTTATTGTTGGGGATTTGATGAGTGTTAGGAACAATTGAAGTAAGAATCAACTATTGCTTTGATGGGTTGGAATTTTTATGTCATTTGGCGAAGAAATTTGAACTTTGCAATTATTCCTCTGGATTTGATTGCACCGCAACCTGTCAGACAGCAATGTGCTGCCATACTTTCATAAGTCTGATCTTCTGTTTAAAAGAAAGCATTATGCTTGTTTGAATAAAGCTTGTATAACTCATCCCGCAAGAATGACGAATAAGATCCGAAACCAATAAGCATGAAGAGTCCATCCTACTACTACTGTACGGTGTAGGAAAATGCGCCAAAATAATGTGCTTCAGGCTTTTACTTACGGTGCCAGATCCAAGAAGGATTCAGTGCCTCCTGAGCCTAAGGGTGCGTTtgcgagttgagttttggaggaGTGGGTAGGGAAGGGAAGAGAGAGGCTTCCAAGAAGCCCTCCCCTTGTTTGTGAGTTTTTAAGAAGGGGGGAAGGGTTTGGGGAATTTTTGAATACCCTCCAAGACCCTCTCTTAGTTATATTTTCTAGTTCCCCCAAGTTGGGGGTTTTGGACTTTCAAACAAGGGAAGGGCTTTCCCTCCTTCCCCCCTCTCCTCCCCTAAAAACTCAGAAACACACCCTAAGGCATGCCTGTATCCCTGTAGTAGCTAATTGATAACTTTAACCTTGCCCCCTCCCACCACTCTCACTCAAACACAAAAAGGTAAGGTGGAGATAATTAGAACAATAGAatgtaaaaaaaagtataaatagtTATTTTGGATGGGGTTTTGTGAACACCTCTGGAATTTCTTATATGTTTTCTAATATTTCTTTTGGCTTGATTCTTTTCTTCTAGTGTTGGTTGAGCTTTGACCGTaggtattattattatttcagaGGTTATAACATCAGCGGAATTTCACCCTACACATTGTAATACATTAGCGTATAGCAGTTCAAAGGGTTCAATTCGTCTGATTGACTTGCGGCAGTCAGCCTTATGTGATTCTCATGCCAAACTGTAAGCTCATCTTTTGTGAACGTGTCATGCTTGTCTATTTCTGTTATGTTAGACCGAATAAGTTTTGGAGATAATTTGGAAATCAAAATGTTCcctatggaaaaaaaaaagcactTTTCTGAAGCCTAGTATGTAAATATGTATGTAAGTAATTTCTTATGCCTAGTAGTCTCACAGACAATTACCTTCTCAACAGATTTGAGGAGCAGGAGGCCCCAGGGTCTAGATCATTTTTCACAGAGATTATTGCTTCTATCTCAGACATAAAATTTGCAAAGGATGGAAGATATATACTCAGTCGTGATTATATGACTCTAAAGGTTTGAAATCATTATCATTACAAAATTATGCTTTTGTCACCTAAACTTTTCTGAGTATTTTGGATGTAGATACTTCAAATGTGTTGAATTGAAATGAGACATGGGACATGGGTATCTTATCTCAACGAATTGTTGCTTATGGTGAAAGGGATCCCAAGTTTAATTGGATGTTGAAAATTTGGTTTGGTTGTTGAATCCCATGAGCAAAAttgatatttaaattaaaactatCTGTTCCGTGGACTTTCAGTTATTGTTGATGGTTACAATAACACACAGCATTCTGTCATTTAAAAGTTGTTTGGGTCTTGTGCGTTATGCTCTAAATTTCTCAAGCCCCATCTCATTTTACTTTACTTGTTTGTCAGTTATGGGACATCAACATGGATTCAGGCCCAGTTGCAACGTTCCAGGTTCATGAGTATTTAAGGCCAAAGGTAGAATTCTTCTAGATTAGCGATGAGCTATGAATTTCTGCTGCTTTATtgaattataataataactgGCTTTTTTATTTGGAATTTGCAGCTTTGTGATTTATATGAAAACGATTCAATTTTTGACAAGTTTGAGTGTTGTCTGAGTGGTGATGGATCACGTGTTTCAACTGGTTCTTACAGGTCCCTAATTCAAACTTCATCTGTGATTTTGTTAACTTTGAATTCTGCATCTTACTATTTGTTTCCTTTGATGCCAGCAATCTATTCCGTGTGTTTGGTTGTGCCCCGGGAAGTACTGAGGCTACGACTTTGGAAGCCAGTAAAAATCCAATGAGGTAATTTTATATTGGAAGTTCTAACACCAGCTATAAATTAGTTCAGCATTGTGGcatttatatgatttttttttttcatctcctCAGGCGACAAGTTCCAACTCCTTCAAGGCCTGCTAGATCACTGGGGAACAGTATAACTAGAGTTGTAAGACGTGGTAAGTTTTCTATCTGACAAACTTGATTAACTGGAGTTTTCATCATATAGGGTGCGGTTGgggaaacaacttaattaagcgtttATCGCCTAAGCACTtgttcataagctattttgaaaaacttattgaaataaggtTAAAAATAGGTTATAAGTAAgctaagctctctcaaacaccTGCACAAGTTTTTATACTATAAACTTAAATGAGCTCTTACTAAAGGGGCCATAATCTTGTTCTCACAACAATTTTATAAAATCTTGAACAGGAGCTGAAAGCTCTGGTGTTGATGCAAATGGGAATTCTTTTGATTTCACGACAAAGTTGCTGCACTTGGCGTGGCACCCAACTGAAAATTCAATTGCTTGCGCTGCTGCGAATAGCTTATACATGTACTATGCTTGAGGAAAGATGGTTGAAGGACATGAATTTGCTTCTTCATTAACCTGTTTTTTGGGTTGCTGTGGGAAAAGGCTTCTTTTCCCTTGTTACCAACCATTGAGTTGGAGGCTACATTAACTCACACTACAAGTGCCCTTCAAAATCTTTAGCAGGAGCTCTTTATAAAGATCCAGAAGTGGCTGTTTCGAAATTCCTGGGTAGGcagattttattttgtttctggATGGGGCatcttagttttaattttttttctttcaattttcctCCTTCTGATTCCGACCCTAATATTCTTTCCCCCTTTTTCTGCATCTTCTTCTTGTGAAAGAGAAGGTGCAGTCAAATGCTTCATATTGTGTTTGGCttggaaatgaagaagaaaatgtgatTGTAGCTCTCCTACAACAGATAAAGATAAAAGATAAAATGtagttcttttctttttgcccAGATAGATGTCTTGTGGGATGGAGCAGTGGAAACATGCAGTGCATCATTTTTTCATTGATTATTTTTGTGTTGGTAATTGAATTTGGCATGTTTTGAAGTCTAGTTTTTGCTACACTGTCAATTTTTGTGTAAAATGTCAAAGgaagtaattattttttgttgcaATGGTGTTGGATAAACTTGGATTTTCTCTCCTTCCTTGTGTCTTTATTGGCAAAGCCACCAAATCTTTTGCTGGATTTTACACTGTTgtgatagatttttttttgttaccacGTGAGAATTGTTCTTATGTTACATAGACTACCTTCTTTCTTGGTAGAAAGATGAACACAGtatgaaattttataaaaaagcaATTTACAATTCAAAGATCAGTGTTGCGTCTATCCTTGGATGAATCATATGAACTATTCTTAGCAGCTACTAATGATGACTTGAACTTTGTACATAACTTCTGTCCTGAGCAGATCTAATTGTTGGCTAATGTATCTTTGTCGCTTAACATGTCTTTTATTGCTTCATTTCCATCTTACATTCTTGGTTTTGTTTCTATCGGCCTAGAAAATCGATATATTTTTTCCTATTGAACATGGCTCAAACAACGGAGATATGCTATTTGGTTGCTCAAGATTTGTTAGAAAGCTCAACCAAAATATAAATAACCAATCAAAGTTGTAATAAAGATGTTTTCGAGTTTACTATCATTGCAAACAACGTTGCCTTTTGCAAGCACTTAGTTTAAGGTAAATAAACAGAGTCTTTTACCATATGTTTTTATTACAAAATGAAGGAACAGTAAATTGTGTAGTATTTTTCCACGTTAAATGAGGTGAGAAATTAAGTAATGGAAGTCATTTAATtccatttttttaatgaaattgcCCAAACCACTTTATGGTTGGGCCAACTTTCTATTGGCCCAGATCTTGCATTACAAAGCACAATAATGTATTTTATTGCATTTCATCTTCTAGTTAAGTTGTTGGCTTTGGACCAAAAAGATTTGTTGGCTTAATAAAGGCTTTGGACCATGCTAGATGACAACAACAACGATTAAAGTTGTCGACTGGCGTAACAATGGCGGTGGTAggggaggagaaggaggaaagAGGAGATATCAATATAATAATTATAGGATTGAGATATTACATGCTCTTGAAAGCAGAAGGTTTAACTGCAAAATAATACAGAAAATTGAGTAAAAACAATTTCAGCATATTTTTTAcgaacttattttattttaaactatacatatttgaaaataaaaagttaaaaactgaaaaagtcTCGACTCACAAACGGATCTAACTAATGAAAATCGGTACAACTAAATGATAAACAAACAAAGtgatataaaagaaaacaataaaATTGTGAAATTATAAGATTAAGTATATAACTCTTTGATAACAGAAAAACATTATTCACCCGAAATTACTAAAACAACTGTCATTCACACTCATATACTTATTTTCTTGTTACAGGTTTGAAAGTCAATTAAAAACCACAATGAAGTCAACTTCATGGTTAATAAAAGTAACTCTCGTTAACTTTTACTGTTGTTCATCATGATTTTGATTTCACCTTAATTTTGAAGGAGTTCTAAATATGCACTTATGCACctaattttctctattttttcctTCTTATTGCCATTTGATATTTCTCTTCCCTATTTCTATATATCTCTTTTAAGATGTGGTTAGAATGTATATACGTAAAGTTGTGAACCATGTTTTTCCTTACTAGGGCAAAGTAACAGGAACTCTAGATAGGCAAAGGGATTGGCTCTTGAGTTGAGCAGGTAGATAGAGTGATATAAGGATAAGCAATCTCCATCTCTGGCGTGTTGGACGCGGGAACGACATGGACAAGACATTAGGACTAGCTGCTATTCAAACTCACACGCACCGGCCTTCCTAAACCATGCCATGTCTGATGTCCCCAACCCTGTCTTTAATTTGTTGTTGACTTCCTGTGTTTTTATCAAGGTTTACCCTCTACAGTTTTTATTTTCACTAGTTCCTCCTCTTATCACTCTCCAAAGGTTTGTTATCATGTAACATACCGTTAATCACTCCCCACTCCCCCAAATTTTGCAGTTCTTATCTGCAAAAATAATTCGTTCAGGTGTGTGAATTTGTTGTGGGTGATTATGTGAGTGATTTTTATGTTTGGAGGACCCGATATATATTTGGGATTTTATATAAACTTTTCAAAAAcctatatattaattaatattattatatgttttttaatagagtttaattttgatgcaccgacggtgtaaagtttttttacaccgtcaaccaattagattttaaggatgtgacatgtcaattaaagaaattaaatgaaaagagagattttctcacatccttgaaatctgattggttgacggtgtaaaaaaactttacaccgtcggtgcatcaaactttttctctttttaataaGTGTATTTATCTGAAAATCTTATAATcttatttgcttttttttttttggtgagaCTCTTTAGatgttattgttttttttttttaaaaaaaaaagattttcagATAGACACAAATATGTCTCTCTCTTATGAGATATAAATGATTCGTTGAGGAGATAGATATTGACACAAGTTGAGGTTATATATTCTTAGATGTTAGAGGGTGCATGTGTTTAACAATTACCATATTCTTTGAGTAATGATAATGGATGTGCAAATTTTCTAATCAAGTTTGGGGCAAGACAAGATCAACATTTGACTATAATTGCGACTTTATTTGAGAAAATATTCAGACAGTTTCTGGAGAACCTCTTTTCAGTAGGTTAGATGattgttttttagtttttttttattacatgtGTTTTTCTATCATATCTTCTAAAAGCGGACTTCAATAGTAACATAGATAACATTTGGATACTTAGATATATTTAGgataaaataatcattttcaaACCACTTTCTACGTTTATAACTATAATATTGTCATACTCTAAAATTTGACATATTCTTTatatttactttcaaaaaaaaaagacatattctttatatttattatttcattttttactaTTTGTTATTTATTTGAACATAtgttgcttatcaaaaaaataataataattgaacaTATGTAGATTCGACAAAACACTCTGCACAGTGGACTTGCCCGAGCCAATTTCGGGAGTAATTTGGACTCCATTCTTTTAGGTTTAGCGCTAGAAGCTACGCCTATGCCCATTATTGGTCTTATGGATTGagattgaaaatttataagCAATCATTCATGAGACTACATCAAATTAATAAGACTTCAACTCTACTAAGATTTCAACTCTGCCTCGGTAAGTTAgtagttatatttttttagtatgGGTGCGTTCACATGAATATTTGGATGTCCATCAGAGTTAGGAGTCCATGGGCCAgacccacatgtatacttgttcaacactctaaacctaatagtataaatacaagggagtctgcacctagcagaacatctccatcacactatttctctatcttttgttcctctattctcctctcttaattatttacacTACCACAAAAAAGGCCTTGGGTAGCGGTTCATTTCAACATTGGGTAGCGGTTAAGTGGGTGTTGCTAAATTGGCCGTTGCTAAAGTTGGGTAGCGGTTTGTAACCGCTACTCAATTAAAAAGATGGGTAGCGGTTCCAGGACCGCTTCGCAATAAAAGATGAGTAGCGGTTTTCAACCGCTACGCATTAGGCATAAAACCGCCActtaagtgttttttttttaaattgtaggAACCGCTGCCTtacgttattttttttttaaagctaccttactttttttttttttcagctgCCTTAcgtttttttccttttgtcagCAGCAAGCAAATCAATCAGAACATAACCAAATTAATACTTGATACCCAACGTGAAATATAACAGTAGGATCAAAAACTAAATAAAGAACAACTCAATATCCATATAACTGTGCTGAAACC
This portion of the Lotus japonicus ecotype B-129 chromosome 3, LjGifu_v1.2 genome encodes:
- the LOC130746592 gene encoding serine/threonine protein phosphatase 2A 55 kDa regulatory subunit B beta isoform-like isoform X1, with amino-acid sequence MNNGGDEVVEAPPAGPPQPLDWKFSQVFGERTAGEEVQEVDIISAIEFDKSGDHLATGDRGGRVVLFERTDAKDHVSRRDSERMDYSNVGRHPEFRYKTEFQSHEPEFDYLKSLEIEEKINKIKWCQTANGALFLLSTNDKTIKYWKVQEKKVKKITDLNVDPSKAMGNGSIASSSNSSSSRPYLANGESPERSHSYLSTDFSFPPGGIPSLRLPLVNVTSHETSLLARCRRVYAHAHDYHINSISNNSDGETFISADDLRINLWNLEISNQSFNIVDVKPANMEDLTEVITSAEFHPTHCNTLAYSSSKGSIRLIDLRQSALCDSHAKLFEEQEAPGSRSFFTEIIASISDIKFAKDGRYILSRDYMTLKLWDINMDSGPVATFQVHEYLRPKLCDLYENDSIFDKFECCLSGDGSRVSTGSYSNLFRVFGCAPGSTEATTLEASKNPMRRQVPTPSRPARSLGNSITRVVRRGAESSGVDANGNSFDFTTKLLHLAWHPTENSIACAAANSLYMYYA
- the LOC130746592 gene encoding serine/threonine protein phosphatase 2A 55 kDa regulatory subunit B beta isoform-like isoform X2; this encodes MNNGGDEVVEAPPAGPPQPLDWKFSQVFGERTAGEEVQEVDIISAIEFDKSGDHLATGDRGGRVVLFERTDAKDHVSRRDSERMDYSNVGRHPEFRYKTEFQSHEPEFDYLKSLEIEEKINKIKWCQTANGALFLLSTNDKTIKYWKVQEKKVKKITDLNVDPSKAMGNGSIASSSNSSSSRPYLANGESPERSHSYLSTDFSFPPGGIPSLRLPLVTSHETSLLARCRRVYAHAHDYHINSISNNSDGETFISADDLRINLWNLEISNQSFNIVDVKPANMEDLTEVITSAEFHPTHCNTLAYSSSKGSIRLIDLRQSALCDSHAKLFEEQEAPGSRSFFTEIIASISDIKFAKDGRYILSRDYMTLKLWDINMDSGPVATFQVHEYLRPKLCDLYENDSIFDKFECCLSGDGSRVSTGSYSNLFRVFGCAPGSTEATTLEASKNPMRRQVPTPSRPARSLGNSITRVVRRGAESSGVDANGNSFDFTTKLLHLAWHPTENSIACAAANSLYMYYA